A window of Podarcis muralis chromosome 10, rPodMur119.hap1.1, whole genome shotgun sequence genomic DNA:
CAGAGGGAACTTGATTTTGGAATCCTGTAGGAAAACAAAGCATTAGTAAATGTTCATTAGACACTAACTAGTAAAATTAATTCATGGCTACTACGTTTTAATAATTGACATTACTACACAAGAAAAAtatagtaaaaataaattaacATCTTGGATATTAATAGCAACAGGGATGCACCTTTCTAATCCCCAAGCACATGTAATAAAGGCAGCATCCCAAAGCTGCTAAAAAGTCACTAGTGCAAAATGTCTTTTAGGTGTCCTTCAATATCAGATACGTTTCAGGCTCCATACCCTTTCTGATGGGactacaaaaatatataaatccaTTTTTCCCAGTAATATCATGGTACCACTTACACATTTGCACCAAAATCTGCATTGTGGTAAAAAAACAGCTGGGGGACACACTGCACTGCACTAAaattatatgattttttttataataagccaaaaccaaacaaacatcTGTATGTTTTAATCAGCAAAGAAGAAACAAAGACTGAATCCTTAGAGGACATTTTTCAAATGaacattttaaagaacaaaacaagGTGTGTATACATAATACTATAAATTTGAAACTAAGCAGCAAGAGGAGAAATaggtttctctttttaaataaaagcatgttGTTTCATGTTATAGAACACAGAAGTATTTTTACAGTAAAAGAAAATGGGTCCATGCATGAGTATAATGTGTTTTCCCTCCCTCATCTACAATCTGCACCCCCTCTTGTCCCAGAAATTGCTCTAGGAGGATGGGGGATTCTCTTGAGTGAAGATCTGCTCATGCAGACCCAGTATAGGCAATTTTACATGACTGAAATTTGATTTGGTTTAGTACTGTAGTTCTGAAGTAAGAACTGGGGGGCTCAAAACACACTAGATACTAAGGTCCAGCACAAATATGCAGTTCATGATCCCCTAAAGTTATTTTTTATTGACATCACTTTGATGAAGACTGCTCCATTCTCAACTTTGTAGAGATGTCAAAAGTACGCATTTAATCTACTTACATGGAACTGCTTGACAGCTGGTCTGCGGCACTTGTTAGCAGCGATCTCTTCAACTTTCATGATCTGAATTGAGTGAGCACGAGCTCTATGACGGGCTCCCATATCGCGATCTGTAATATGCCAGACAATTATGAACTATTCTAATAACATAAACAAGGTTGAGCCCTGTAACCAGATATCTATacatacacaaatacacaatCTTGCTGTATTTATTTGTAGGACCTTCAATTTCACTTTCAAAGGCACAGCAGCTCTTGAAAGGCGACAAGGTACATTTAATATCTGCACACACGGCAAGAACATTTTATTATAAACAATGTTCTTTGggtttgtatgcagttttaaatTTCAACACCAGTAACAATTTGTGGCTCTTCCATCATGTAATCTGTACATGTGGATAGTACTAAAGGACAGCCAAAGCTGTCACACCACAAATCACATGAATTAGGTGGCAGAGTACAGTTtatacagtgtttctcaaactttggtccccggctgttgttggactacaactgccatcatccctgatcactggtcctggagctaggggtgatgggagttgtagtccgacaacagcaGGTTGGTTTTGAGCCATGCTAGCCTTTTCGTTGACCCAAACTAGGTCAAGATAAGTCTGGCTATGAACAGATTAAAAGAATGAAACCTATCTTGACCTGGCTTGGGTCAATGAAAAGAATGCCAGACACATTATCCATAACTAAGACCCATTAAGAACAATGGAATGTGCATCATTCCCAAACTTGTTTATGACTAGAGCACACAAAGCTGCaacttattttttcaaaaaaccttaagagttgtatccaacactgcATGAACAAAATTCCACTTGTGCGGGACTTGTTTATTCTCCCCccagtgcacacccaaaaaaaaatctgctctgaGCGGGGGTCCCCCAACCATCAGCAGATAATTTTGAAGGAACAGGAGGTGCTGGGAGGGTAAGGAGATAAAGTTTTGTTGCACACATAGAAGTCTGTGGTAGTGCATCTGCATGGATGGAGCAAAACTACCACCACAACTCTTAAGTCACAGAAATATAGGTTGCAGCCAACTATAACCTGGCTTCATATAAAAGGCTTAGTCAATTTAGGTTGCATAACTAATCAAAATAAACGCAATGGATGACACGATAAAAACTTTGAATTATTTCCTCTTTTTCATTATCTTTCAATAGTGGAATCGAAAGGAAACCAAGCATTCCAAAGGGTCTCTACTTACAGCACTGTGTAACAGCTCCAGCAGTTGTCAAATCCCTGTACTCCCTGTACATGTTATGAGTTCCACTACGAGAATCATAGCGCAGCCAGATACCGAAATTTTTCACCTTCAACGGAGACTTCTCAAAAACCTATGATTGCATTAATAACATTGTCAGAAAAATCACATTACAGACTACCAGTGCTTTGTATAACAAGTGAAAGCATCAACAAATGGATCAGAATGGAGAGATTTCATTGCTGTTAAATTTATATGGCAGGAATAGGGAACCTATtaacttccagatgttttagactacaactcccatcagccatcatggccaatgttcCAGGATGATAAactgttcaaaactcccattgttctaggcacattttgtggcaggaaatttcattagtgcgagcagtttctgagctctgggagcagcatggcacctaagatttcagattaaaactgcagagtggaagcaaaggaggacatttttctgcctcccattttccagctactctctgaagattggagaagagaccctcttaagaatattaggtggtgggaggggaaggactagaccatgtgaaaaatgaacacaatattttagctgttcattcattttcagcactGTACTGTTATTAAAgaagcatgcctagacattcctTTGATGTACTCATAACcgaggtttaaggtgccatttagctcctagctttcatatctgtgTTTCTAAcaccaggatgatgggagttttatttcagcaacatctggagggctacagattcctCATCTCTGTTATATGGTATATATGGTTTTCATTACTACAAAATGCTGTTGAGTACAAAGTACTGCTTTAAGTACTGTATGTGGATCATGCCTGGAACTAATATGCAGGCATCACAAAACAACCTAGTAAGAATGTAAAATTTCCTTGGTACAATCTGTCCATCTGCAGCAAGATAGACTAATCTGTGGCCCATCAACTGCTATGGACTCCATCTCTCATCAGTCCTATCAAGCATTGTCAAATGCTGATGAGAGATGCAGGTCTGAAATCCAGATGACACCAGTTTCAGATATCCtggtgtaatcctatgcatgttttttCAGAAGCCCCACTGTATTCAAAAGGGCTTATATCCTAAGTGAGCTTATGATTGTAGAATTAATCTAAAAACAACTGTGGACAGAATGCCAGATGCTTTCAGAAGCTCAAAATAGTATATAAATATCAAGGTTAGTATCTGATTTTCAGAAGTATACTGCCTTGTAGCATGAAAGATTCATTTAGTAATCAACCATTTAATGCAACTATGCTAGCGGCCATCAACACATCTTGTGGTGGTAAATTAGCTGCAGATTAAGTGCTAAatttcactttctttcatttgactCCAGCTTATTGCCAATAAGATCTACTGGGTGAACTCAAATTATAGTATTTTAAGAAAGAAATCTCTCCATGCAAATTAGAATTTTATAACCAATTTTCAATCTCAACCCCTCCAGGCCAATTTGGattcttttaaattttaaatctcTAAACCAGGCTTTCTccaccttgggttcccagatgttgttggacaacaactctgatcatccctgaccacctggGATTTGACTACCCTATGTAAATTCTGCTGAAATCAAGAGATTACTTTGGAGGTTTATAAGGAATATTTTTCTACGTCCTTGTCCTATGTctgccctttttaaaaacaaattagatTTGTCATAGAAATAGAATGTTACAGAGAAACACAGCAACATTAATTTTAAGTGTTTTCATAATGGAGGAAAAGCAtttcaagctgcaatcctaactcccacctacctggaagtaagccctactgcaTTCaataggagttacttctgagtaagcatggttaggattgcactgacaATGAGCGGTGAAATACTCAGCAAAAATTTTGAGCCAACCTACAGCACTTTAATACTTTTGACAAAGCCAAAAAAAGCTAGGAGACCAGGCATTCTGAAAATTATTAATAAAGCATTGGTCAAATATATGTATGctgaatctttggccctccaaatgctgctgaagTAGCATAGCCAATTGACAAGGATGGTAGGAGTTGtaatgcagcaacatctggagggacagaagtttcccacaggTGATATACACAAGCTAGGTACCTGGGAATGTTGAGTTAAGCAAATAAGCAAGCATCCAACCACAAAATTAAACACGTCTTTTAAGATTTAAGATTGTTCATGGTCTTACCTGTCCACAGTACACAATTTCCCCAGAagatttcttcatcttcttcagcTGAGAGACAAAGTACCAGAAACGGGACTTTGCAACAACATGATTAGGAGCAAAGATGCGCATACGATAGAGAGGTGGTGTTGGGCACTTAGGAGTGGGGAGGCATCTCCCAACAACTTTGTACTCCCTCAGcttgaagagagaaagagagaaagcaaacaTGAAAAATCTCATAATGCTTTTAGAGCCAGGGTGCTTTTACCTGCAAGATGATTGTAAaaaatgaattacagtggtacctcgggttaagtacttaattcgttccagaggtctgttcttaacctgaaactgttcttaacctgaagcaccactttagctaatggggcctcctgctgctgctgcaccgccggagcacgatttctgttctcatcctgaagcaaagttcctaacccgaggaactatttctgggttagtggagtctgtaatctgaagcgtatgtaacccgaggtaccactgtacttgtgcaaCGGTATCTTGAAGTTAATCATACTGAGCTCTGTACACTGTGCGCGCACACATCGGCCCATCCCTGACGTACAGGAAAAGTATATTTCAACGGTCAGTAGTTTGCCCAGTTCAAAAGATGCAGGAAGACCAGCCCCGATTGGAAACTGCATGTTCCCATGAGGGTGGAATGGAGGCGAGAGGAGTAGGCCTGATGTAAAGGGGAAGCCTCCCCATTCCacggcctgggggggggggggcaaaccatCTGCCTTAGGCGGGGCTTCTCAGCCAAGCGCGTCTCCCGGAGCCTCCACGCTGCGAGGAGCTGACGGCGCCAGGGCCGCCATATTGGGCGCTCGCTCGTGGCCTGAGCCAGACAAGGCCGAGGGAAAGACCCATGGAGAGCCGCCTCCTCCCTGCGCCGCCACCCTCagccgcttccccccccccacccccgcccgctTCGCCTTATTAGAAGCGTCTGCCCGAGACGCCCTCAAGCCCGCGAGACCGGCGCTTCGCTTACGGTGCCCGACGCCTTCATGGTGCTGCCTCTCTCGCCGCCACCCAGAAAAGGAAGGCCCGCATGCGCGACACCCGCACGTCACCAACCCGACGCGACGCCCCGCCTTTCCGGGGGAGCTGCCGCCCGCTATTGGTTTCACGCGGAAGGCCTTCTGAATGGGCGCGAGAAACGTCCGTCTCGAGACGGAACACGTCGCTTATTAGTCAGTTTTCCAACGGAATTGACGTGAACGGCCTCAAAGGGGAGGGGTATAGCTTGTGGTTCGCGGCGCGACAAAATCTACGTGAGTGGCGTAGGTCTCTCATAGGCACGTCGCTGCAAATAAGGCAGCAGAAAGTTTAAATTCGGATGCTTCTGTCATTCTGAAAGGATGAAATGATGGCGTTGCTATGCTTAGCAAATTTACAGTCCGCCAGTTGCCTGTGTTCAAGGCAGGACAGCTGCCACTCATGCCATAATTTGTAAGTGATGGCATGagaaaagcatcaattctgatGCTGGATCATCTTCCCCCTCCACTCCAGCCAGCAACAGTTACTCTCACACGTTTCGGAGAGGATGATGCCCTAGGTCTTGTATTCCCAGAGACCTTTTGAGGAACGTCACATGATGGAGCAGAAAATTATTATCCTGCACCCAGCAGGAATCAACAACCACCTCATTAGAGATTGGCCTAGTGAAAATGCATTCTCAGTCCTCCATCAACAAAATTCAGAGTGATATACTTCTGCTTGACCTAGAACTCAATTGAAGCATAAATTCCCCTTTTCCTGGATTAGAGATGTTATAATCTCTACGCAGACCACATTGCAAGGCACTTTGCACCTCCCACCTGCCCTCATTTGAAATGTATATGCTCAATTGGATTTGACTTTAAATCTGTGGCGCTTTTCCTGAATTTTGACTACTGACTGGGAAGATGGTAGCATAGGGTAATCACTGCTATCAAAAATGCAACTGCATGGCTTGCAAGTATTACCATGAATATGCTTCTTTACATTTTAAGGCTTAATCTGCCCAAGAATTAACAGCCATCATAAATACATAGAGAGTCCAAAAGCGGTGGGTAAAAGGTAAGTAAAAATATTTTGAGTAAGTAAAAGTTTTAAACACAGCTGGAGAAGACAGAGAGATTAAGGAGCACATCCAGAAGGCAGCTTCTCACACAATTTAGAGGGTTTAGGAAGGATGGGTAGAATTGTCaactaatttttttggggggggaaggagTTTGAGGGTGTTTGGAACCTGCCACCCACTGATGATGTAACTAGAATCTAGCGACTAGATCCTAGTCCATTGTTTGGACTAGCAGTAATTGATCAACACAGGAATTAGCCATGTGACAGCATGTCTTTCAGAAGCCCAGAGACTCagaaacagtaacaacaacagtaAACCCTCTGGATTACCCTGCAGTGAACTCTCCCATTAATATTTGCCCCAACTTTTCATTCACTTGCTTTCCAACCACAGTCCAGAGAAGAATCAGCTTTTATACTAGTTTTAAGATTAAAACAGTGTAGCTTCTTGTTTGGAAATAAAGCCCCGTTGAAATCAGTGGGTCTTCTTTACGTAAACATAGGCTGCACTGTTGTGTTTTTCCTTCCACAGTGTTTAGCTGAGGATCTTCAGAATGTA
This region includes:
- the RPL18A gene encoding large ribosomal subunit protein eL20; amino-acid sequence: MKASGTLREYKVVGRCLPTPKCPTPPLYRMRIFAPNHVVAKSRFWYFVSQLKKMKKSSGEIVYCGQVFEKSPLKVKNFGIWLRYDSRSGTHNMYREYRDLTTAGAVTQCYRDMGARHRARAHSIQIMKVEEIAANKCRRPAVKQFHDSKIKFPLPHRVLRRQHKPRFTTKRPNTFF